Below is a window of Rhodamnia argentea isolate NSW1041297 chromosome 11, ASM2092103v1, whole genome shotgun sequence DNA.
gaaacaaagaagaaaacctatcatagagaaaaaaaaaattaactactTAACAATTTTCAATGGACTGCCATGTCGATCTGCCAATATACTTGCTATCATGGGAGAAAGTAAGAACTTACATGACAAGCATGAATGGTATGAACAACTTGAAGATAAGCAGGGCTGCCATTAGAAAAGGCTGCAATGACGGCAACATGCATCAACTTAGTGGAAGCTTTGTTTTGAAATGGAAAGAAGCTGTCACTAATAGGGTTACTTACACTGAAAACAGTTATAAATCGGTACacagatgaaatttcaaagcttGCAATGCTTGCAAAATTCCCCGTCCCAAAAAAGGCAACATTGAAGAGTACCATCTGACAAACAGAGACATTAAATAACACAGATGGCTCCCATATCTGAATAGTGAAAGGAATTTGAGGAGATATGAAATGACATAGGAAAAGCACCAATCCTGCAAGTTTTTTGCACTCGAAACATATTTAACGTCAACATCATTTATATGAGGACGGAGTGGAGAAAAGCTATTAGTATTGTGGATGGGCAGAATTTCGATGTTCCAcactgtcctttttagtccaTTTTTCACTATATATAtttacatatttttatttttatatatttattttttatataattatttctttttcctcaaccGGTcttgtatttattttatttatttttgggttcatcaaccgccgaccccaactagtttgggataaaggtgatgttgatgttgatgttgataatttatATGAGGACCATATTGATAAGAAAAAAGGATAGTGAGCCCATATGGTGACTTTATGTTCACATTTTTCCCAAGCATGCCTCTTAAATCTATTTAATGCGTTCACTTAGCCAAAGAAATTCTCTGTTGAAAAAGTTTATCAACTAATTAATTAGGATACGACTGCCAATCACAAACAACACATGCATAAGCCGTCTTTTTCTCCAAATCATATGCAACTGTCTTCTTCAAAAGATAAAGAGAGTTTAAGTGACAAATTATTCCAAGGGCAAGATGGAGAGAGGAGAATGAACTTACAAAAGTTAGAGGAATTCTCACATCAGAGAGCCGCAAGTATCTATCATCAGTTTCTAGAACCACATTTTCCACCGTGCTCACATTGGAGACAGTAATCTTCTCCGTTTTACTTACGTAAAGCAGTGTGTTTTCAAAAAGTAACCATGCCATAAGTGCAAGAACAAGTGCTCCATAGAAGACAGCTTCATATCTATCATGTTCCACATAaagggaaaagaggaaaatacaTGAATCATTTCTCTAATAGGATGAATGTCTTGAAAGTTAGAGAAACATAGGCAGATGAAAGGTGTATAAAAGAGGTTTACCCAATAGATAGAAGAAGGAAAGGGGGGGCAAAACCAAGAAATATAGAAGTCAACCGAGATAAGAGGGTATTTTctgaaaacaaaggaagaatCATAGAAGAACCTACAATAGAGAAAACACCGCATGATTAGAGATAAAGAGAGTTAAAACGCACAAAATAATAGCAGTAGAGCATAGATTAATTTGCTTTCAGCTAATAAGTTTGCTATGCAATGTCAGAACATATCCAATTTCAGGTGACACTAGTTGCAATACAATGTATTGGTCATGGACCCATTTTAAACACACGTTAATCCTCCTCAAAGACCTCCTCCATCTATAAAAGGATCCTCAAGCACCAGCCAATGCAATGAGTCGGTATGTCTAGTTCACTTCAGACGTTTGGCACATCTGTAGCACCAGTACCCAGGCGACCAGGTCATGATTGTTATACAAGTGACTCTCCCTCACATGGAGATTATAATCAGAGAAAAATGACATGTATGCATAAATAAGTAGGCCAGTaaagataataaaaatggaAAGTCTCTCTGAAAACTTAGCTGCACAACGGAGGCAAAAGCGCAAGTAAATAGCAAGAACGGGCTACATCATACCAGCAATGAGCCAATTCAGGAGCTGGTGGAGCATATGTAGTTCTTGGTTCTGCATTCTGTGAGATGTCGAGAGTGATACCATCATTGAGGACAACCCCACCAATAGTACCTATCAGATGAGGCAAAAGGGCTGGTCTTAGTGAAAGAATGGTAAGAACATCATCCAGTGAAAACTGATGAAATTTCCAAAGAGAAATAAGACATAATAACACGCACCTGCAAGAGGAAGAGCATGGAGAactttgactttttcatgtcacGACTACAGATACTTGACCAATACTTACTGCCTTTAGCATGCTTGTCTAGCCACCTTGCAGCTACTCCTATAACAGTGATCATAACTCCACTAGATACCCTATACGAAATAGTCACAATGCCCAGCATAGGAGCAAAATCAGCTGATGTTAATGCAAAAGAAAGTCAAGGTCAACTGAGGATGACAAGTACATACAAGCGGAGGTCTCTTTTTTAACTCTTAGTGCCTACTCATCAGCATAAAGTAGAACAACTACACCAAAGATGACAAAACTTCCATTTTCCTAATTGACAGTGACATGAGTAAGGCTTTTTCATGGTTGTTTCAGCATGCAAAAGCAACCTGAAGCTCTAAATGGAATATGTGGCCTAAAGAAAGAGTGTTTATATTAACATATGCGGAAGAAAAAAAGTAGGTAGAGGGAATACAAGCCCCATCCCctccaaaagaaaggaaattgaaAAACATACTCATAACATGTGAAAGAACAAGTGCAGACTTGCCACTCTAATGCTCTGAAAAATAAGTCATAGCTTAGTAAAGTGACATACACCAACGGATTATTATCAGGAATTTCAGCTGGCATCAATGTGAATCCAGACAGGAACCAACAGACCAAGCAAACAAAAGCTGGTATCTGAAATTTCCAAGGAATCAAGTAGAACAGATAACAAAAGGCAGTAACCCCCGCAAAAAGGAAACACCACGTATAGAGCTTCCTCTCGGTGAAGCTGTTAACCTGATGaataaatagagagaaaattttaGGATGTAAAATTATCTATTCACCTGGGCCATTGCCAGGAGTTTGACTAGGTTCATCAAATTTACTTTTGCGTCCATACCAGGAATTCGGATATCATGACAGAGACAGCAAGGGTAGCTAGAAGTTTAAGGACATAATTTAACTTCTCTCCGCATAAGTATCTCCAAAGTGCTTTTAAAAACTGATGCTCGCCAATTATCCGTGCCCAAAGAAATATGGTCATTGCAACGTATGCATGATAAAGAGGAGGAGATTGCTCCCAGAATAAAATCATAGACACAAGTCCCATTGCAGCAAATCCACATACAAGTATCTGCCATGATAGGAGTTGAATGTCAATAAGAAGAACCTGGAAACAAATGCAAGAAGCAAAGTTTATCcataaaatgggaaaatagaTCCATCAGAAGGCccatccaaaaaagaaagaactgtTTATCAGATAGAAGGCAACCATATTATATCCAAGAAAAATCCAGCTAGAAagcaaaatgacaaaaacaaatTGACCAGAGTTTATGCCATAGGAGTTATTAGCAAAACAGTAACTTTTCTTACTAGTAACCACAAAAAGAGTTTCTCAAACAACAATGCTCCTATGATAAACCAAGAAAGGTCAAGAGTATGGCAGAAGCTGCAGGATCCTCTGATCACTTAAATCCCTTTTCACTCGTTCTAGTGACAACACTTCCACCGTGAATGTTGCCTCACACAACCCTGGCCCCAAGCTAAATTACTGTATGTTTCAGTCAGCTTGCAGTTTGCAATGCATAGCTGGAAAGGAATGTGATCCAGAAATTTAGTTTCTTGACATTTGTTTATGATGCCATGCCAAAATGTGTGCACATCTCATGTCTAGTTCTGTAGTTTTCTTTTGTCCCCCTAGTGGATAAGTTACATAGGAGGAGGAAGATAATAATTGAACTTCAGGCCTTTGGAATCCTGATAAGGGTGGACAACAGCTAGGCAAACCCTCCTTCCTCATGTCTGTGctctaattgaatatgaaaacCACAAACAAGGCTTACACATTACTTTTCTGGTGCCTTTTTTCTGTTGCATTCCTTGCTCCTTTCGGAATAGAATACCCGGCAATGAGGTATAGGATTGCAGCACATGGAGAACGAGATAGAGCATCCAACCAAAATATCCCAAAGTGATTACAGCCATAAGCATCAGCCAATCATAAGTTTGAAAATAATGAAGGCCTTCAAGAGCCAAACTCCTTAAATCTTCAGTTCGCTTCATTGCAGCTTTGTAATCTCTGATTGAGATCAGTTCCTCGATTTGGTCCACAACTGACATACAGTGTTGTAGTGGTTTGAATGGCTTGAAGAATAACGTATTTGCCTGCTTTATATCTGAACTTGTCAAGCCAATAGTCAAAAGAAATTTTGTTGTCTCCTTTCAAACCATGCACATAAATCCGAAAttcaatataaaaagaaaaatcatgataaGTACGTTAGCAAAATACGGCAGGTCATCTAAAGGAAATATATGCCAAGAGGATCTGCTTAacattgttaaaaaaaatagaacatagATATAATTTACAAGACTCTATCTGACATGTAATACTATTGCCTAAGTGTCGAACAAAAATTATGTGAACAGAAAACCTGGGATTACATGTAAGAAATAaggtaatttttcaaatgaagacTGCAATGGTTCGAAATTCCAAGTAAGCTTCCTTGAAAATCGTATTACCAAGACTGAACCTGACATGAGGATAGGATACATGATTTCCGAAGGAACTGGTTTAGTATTTGTTTCGTATTGGACAGCACCGCTTCAACTTCCTCTGCCtgcaaatgaaagaaaaggttTCTTCTTGTTGCATCTGGAGATATCAACATAATTTGCTACACTAAGGAATGAAGGTTCCGCGTTTTGTTTTAGATAAGAGAAatcatttaataaataaagttgATCATACTTGTGACAAAATTCAACATCTTTAGATGTTATACTACTTAAAGCTCACCTCATTCATGTCGATGTATCCAAGAGGCAAATTTCCCACCGAGTTCATTGGACATGGCAAACCAAGAAGAGTTGACTGCCATAAAACAAACAATAGAATTTATGAACAATCCGCGTAGGctaacaaattgaataaataaaaccaATCTGTTATACCATAAGAGGTGCAATATCAGCTTGATTGACATCCACTCTTTCAATGCCACCAAGGCCCCACGCTGTAGGCGTTGCCATGTCATGCATATGCTCATCAACAAACCGGCCGTGATCAGAGTGGTCACTGACAAAAGCTGAATTGGGATATTTAACCCCAGCTCCCCAAACAACAAGGGGTGTGTCAGTGTTGGAGGGATGCCCATCTCCATGACTTCCTATCAGTTACACCTTAATCATATTAGCTTCAGCATCTAAAAGGTACTGGAGAAAGAGAATGAATGAACAAGTATTTATGAGTGCCCGGCagactccaaaagaaaaaaagcatgaTGAGAGTCCTCATTGCCAAACAGCAAAAATATTAtttcttaggctccgtttgtttcgcggaaaatgaatgacttggaaaacattttctaaaaaatgatcaattgtaccgcttgaaataattagtcaattgtaaatattttcatcgatgATAGCAACTTATGTTGAaaaattttcctgaaaaatatcttttgtcCATTAATATTTCTAAGCAACACagatcatttttttggaaataggCTCAAATGAGGCAGCAAGCACGAAACCACTATCCACTAAGCAATCGAGGTTAAATTCACTTCAAGTACGATATCAACTCGAAGGTGCCGTTAGGCAAAAACTCTGCGGTCAGAAGTTAAATGGCCAAAACTATTGAATACACAATCAATTTAACCAGACTACaactctagctttccatgcaaatcaagtttcatattttgatTGGACATTGATAAAGAAATTCTTCGGCCCTATACAAAATTCAATATACAACATGTGAAACGAGAGAAATCGTGACCACTTCTACATTGATTAGATGAACCATTAGATTAATTTGCTGTTTGGCACACATGAATATAAGGGGAAAAGCTGAAAATGGATTCTCTGGTAGCGGACACAGATTTGCCAATTACAACCATCCAAAAAACCCTAGCAATGACTTGTGCTACATCATCTAACAGAGGCAAGTTCAGGAAATGCAAGGACAAAAGCAAGGAATTGAGTCAGAAATGCACACCCTAATTTTAGGAAAAGGATTACCACGAGAAAAAATTTACTGGACAACTTTGCATGTTTAGCAGAAAATTGGCCTCAGTAACTTTTTccagaaatgaaaaaagaaaaacgtgtCATATCGAACCTTTGTCGCTCATTCCATGATCAGCTGTAAAAACATACGCAGTGCGATTATCCTTGTAATAACCTTCAACGAGATCAAAAACACGTTTGGCAATGTGATCAACGACCTTAACATTGTTGAGATAGATGGATGAGAAGGGTCGATGAGCATGTCCATTTGAGTCACAGCCCAGTAGATGGAGAAAGACAACCAGATTATCCTGATGAAGTGCTTCTCTCAA
It encodes the following:
- the LOC115757492 gene encoding GPI ethanolamine phosphate transferase 1 isoform X1: MGVEDGILGMGDARAREGVSRKRRWLRRRERWLVVLGVALHAVYMLSIFDIYFKTPIVHGMDPVAPRFSAPAKRLILFVADGLRADKFYEPDLKGNFRAPFLRSIIKERGRWGVSHARPPTESRPGHVSLIAGFYEDPSAVTKGWKANPVEFDSVFNRSKHTYAFGSPDIVPIFCSALPHSTWNSYPHEFEDFATDASFLDEWSFDQFQSLLNRSFADENLREALHQDNLVVFLHLLGCDSNGHAHRPFSSIYLNNVKVVDHIAKRVFDLVEGYYKDNRTAYVFTADHGMSDKGSHGDGHPSNTDTPLVVWGAGVKYPNSAFVSDHSDHGRFVDEHMHDMATPTAWGLGGIERVDVNQADIAPLMSTLLGLPCPMNSVGNLPLGYIDMNEAEEVEAVLSNTKQILNQFLRKSYIKQANTLFFKPFKPLQHCMSVVDQIEELISIRDYKAAMKRTEDLRSLALEGLHYFQTYDWLMLMAVITLGYFGWMLYLVLHVLQSYTSLPGILFRKEQGMQQKKGTRKILVCGFAAMGLVSMILFWEQSPPLYHAYVAMTIFLWARIIGEHQFLKALWRYLCGEKLNYVLKLLATLAVSVMISEFLVNSFTERKLYTWCFLFAGVTAFCYLFYLIPWKFQIPAFVCLVCWFLSGFTLMPAEIPDNNPLVVSSGVMITVIGVAARWLDKHAKGSKYWSSICSRDMKKSKFSMLFLLQVLLVGLSSMMVSLSTSHRMQNQELHMLHQLLNWLIAGSSMILPLFSENTLLSRLTSIFLGFAPPFLLLSIGYEAVFYGALVLALMAWLLFENTLLYVSKTEKITVSNVSTVENVVLETDDRYLRLSDVRIPLTFMVLFNVAFFGTGNFASIASFEISSVYRFITVFSPFLMAALLIFKLFIPFMLVICTFSAIAKLIRVPRSGCYFLVILFSDVMTIHFFFLVRNTGSWMEIGNSISHFGIVSAQVVFVLLLFALTDIYTKDIRTRSDRPSSRKVR
- the LOC115757492 gene encoding GPI ethanolamine phosphate transferase 1 isoform X2, with translation MGVEDGILGMGDARAREGVSRKRRWLRRRERWLVVLGVALHAVYMLSIFDIYFKTPIVHGMDPVAPRFSAPAKRLILFVADGLRADKFYEPDLKGNFRAPFLRSIIKERGRWGVSHARPPTESRPGHVSLIAGFYEDPSAVTKGWKANPVEFDSVFNRSKHTYAFGSPDIVPIFCSALPHSTWNSYPHEFEDFATDASFLDEWSFDQFQSLLNRSFADENLREALHQDNLVVFLHLLGCDSNGHAHRPFSSIYLNNVKVVDHIAKRVFDLVEGYYKDNRTAYVFTADHGMSDKGSHGDGHPSNTDTPLVVWGAGVKYPNSAFVSDHSDHGRFVDEHMHDMATPTAWGLGGIERVDVNQADIAPLMSTLLGLPCPMNSVGNLPLGYIDMNEAEEVEAVLSNTKQILNQFLRKSYIKQANTLFFKPFKPLQHCMSVVDQIEELISIRDYKAAMKRTEDLRSLALEGLHYFQTYDWLMLMAVITLGYFGWMLYLVLHVLQSYTSLPGILFRKEQGMQQKKGTRKILVCGFAAMGLVSMILFWEQSPPLYHAYVAMTIFLWARIIGEHQFLKALWRYLCGEKLNYVLKLLATLAVSVMISEFLVNSFTERKLYTWCFLFAGVTAFCYLFYLIPWKFQIPAFVCLVCWFLSGFTLMPAEIPDNNPLVVSSGVMITVIGVAARWLDKHAKGSKYWSSICSRDMKKSKFSMLFLLQVLLVGLSSMMVSLSTSHRMQNQELHMLHQLLNWLIAGSSMILPLFSENTLLSRLTSIFLGFAPPFLLLSIGYEAVFYGALVLALMAWLLFENTLLYVSKTEKITVSNVSTVENVVLETDDRYLRLSDVRIPLTFVSSFSSLHLALGRRRQLHMIWRKRRLMHVLFVIGSRILIN